One stretch of Armigeres subalbatus isolate Guangzhou_Male chromosome 2, GZ_Asu_2, whole genome shotgun sequence DNA includes these proteins:
- the LOC134209617 gene encoding uncharacterized protein LOC134209617, with protein MERVNTKPHHPVPSPTLNLFHPLSELLSVPTSPVPAPPVQFLFPAPHPSSCLCPTPCLTLSQLQPQLPPAPLSLQPQPPPQLPAPLHQPPPQPSLFQLFPLPALFPLFQPQLPAPSPPHQLSLFQPTCPSCLHHLFPPPVHQLPPHHHPVPSPVPVSPTLKFPTSPAPAPVPPHLFTCSATCSPAPHPTHLFLVSVCSPAPPAPVCSSSPCSSPTLPHSLFQLLFSPVPPVPVPVPPSLTPAQPPTPAPAPPLFLSHPDSHPASVPALPVHSPPQPPQHSLLSPASHSSLILQPPLPPSRPQFPATPAQPCAPIPVCSPGPTLSVPVPPQFPAHPSPTPVPPSPCSSPCSPHLFSLSVPHPPQFQPCLNPTPAPEIPTCSQLPSPSPVPPAPCSCPLLPPLSLTPEIPAPCTSPTQLPPPHSLFHPSPPLHPSPVLFWAPTPSSPPICSCSSLFSLHQAPAPTPGPSLSLSPVPSLPAPACTAPASQPHLQPPLPASPAPTSLSLSLPPLHLLCFQPSSLTLFPPGKSLSQFLFPPHLFSPTCSSCTPPQPCLFPTPHSATSPPPVQPQPSPTVPHQPPVKPCTPPVPTTCSPHLFLSHPHSVPVSAPVCSSHHLFSSSPHLQPCTQFPPHQLQLSHLQPHPHSSSQPTPPASPDPPPLFLCLSSQLPAPAPPQPVHPSPSQLTILSLQPQPHLSLTHLSRLSLPGPATPASLPSSPPPVLFSLSVLFPLYSSPSSHPVHCSSVPPSSPHPTPTPTTCAPQPTPPLFPPLFLSAPTPAPVHPSLSTLFPTSPLFTPTSPVSSPTPCSHPPVPVLTSSPPTCSATWPSLHTPALFSSLFPALFRVSVPRPPQPQSPQSHVSHHHPSLPSPVPAPPVPVPPCSQSPAPALFLSSPASTPPQLPPASTTSVHPSLTLATPALVHQPHQPPASLSLS; from the exons ccccaccaccctgttcccagccccacCCTGAATCTGTTCCACCCTCTGTCTGAGCTCCTGTCTGTTCCCACCTCACCTGTTCCAGCTCCAcctgttcagttcctgttccCAGCTCCCCACCCCAGTTCCTGTCTGTGTCCCACT CCCTGTCTCACCCTGTCTCAGCTCCAGCCTCAGCTCCCACCAGCCCCACTCAGCCTCCAGCCTCAGCCTCCACCCCAGCTCCCAGCCCCACTCCACCAGCCTCCACCCCAGCCCAGCCTGTTCCAGCTGTTCCCACTCCCAGCTCTGTTCCCACTGTTCCAGCCCCAGCTCCCAGCTCCCAGCCCACCCCACCAGCTGTCCCTGTTCCAGCCCACCTGCCCCAGCTGTCTCCACCACCTGTTCCCACCCCCTGTTCACCAGCTCCCACCCCACCACCACCCTGTTCCCAGCCCTGTTCCTGTCTCACCCACCCTGAAATTCCCCACCAGCCCAGCCCCAGCCCCTGTTCCACCCCACCTGTTCACCTGTTCAGCCACCTGTTCACCAGctccccaccccacccacctgTTCCTGGTGTCTGTCTGTTCCCCAGCCCCACCAGCACCTGTCTGTTCCAGTTCCCCCTGTTCCAGCCCCACCCTGCCCCACTCCCTGTTCCAGCTCCTGTTCAGCCCTGTTccacctgttcctgttcctgttccacccAGCCTCACCCCAGCCCAGCCTCCCACCCCAGCTCCTGCTCCACCCCTGTTCCTGTCTCACCCTGACTCCCACCCAGCCTCAGTTCCTGCACTCCCAGTTCACTCACCACCTCAGCCTCCCCAGCACTCACTCCTGTCTCCAGCCTCCCACTCCAGCCTCATCCTCCAGCCTCCACTCCCACCATCACGTCCCCAGTTCCCAGCCACTCCT GCCCAGCCCTGTGCCCCAATCCCAGTCTGTTCCCCAGGCCCCACCCTGTCTGTTCCAGTTCCACCTCAGTTCCCAGCCCACCCCAGCCCCACCCCTGTTCCACCCAGCCCCTGTTCCAGCCCCTGTTCACCCCACCTGTTCAGTCTGTCTGTtccccacccaccccagttcCAGCCCTGTCTCAACCCCACTCCAGCCCCTGAAATTCCCACCTGTTCCCAGCTCCCCAGCCCCAGCCCTGTTCCCCCAGCCCCCTGTTCCTGCCCACTGCTCCCACCTCTGTCTCTCACCCCTGAAATTCCAGCCCCCTGCACCAGCCCCACTCAGCTCCCACCACCCCACTCCCTGTTCCACCCCTCCCCACCTCTCCACCCCAGCCCTGTTCTGTTCTGGGCTCCCACTCCCAGCTCACCACCCATCTGTTCCTGTTCCAGCCTGTTCAGCCTCCACCAGGCACCAGCCCCCACTCCTGGCCCCAGCCTCAGCCTCAGCCCTGTTCCCAGCCTCCCAGCTCCAGCCTGTACTGCACCAGCCTCCCAGCCTCACCTCCAGCCTCCACTCCCAGCCTCACCTGCTCCCACCTCACTCAGCCTCAGCCTCCCCCCACTCCACCTGCTCTGTTTCCAGCCTTCCAGCCTCACCCTGTTCCCACCTGGGAAATCTCTGTCTCAgttcctgttcccaccccacctGTTCAGCCCCACCTGTTCCAGCTGCACCCCACCCCAGCCCTGTCTGTTCCCCACCCCCCACTCTGCCACCAGCCCT CCACCTGTTCAGCCCCAGCCCAGCCCCACTGTTCCCCACCAGCCCCCTGTTAAACCATGCACCCCACCTGTTCCCACCACCTGTTCCCCACACCTGTTCCTGTCTCACCCCCACTCAGTTCCTGTCTCAGCCCCTGTCTGTTCCAGCCACCATCTGTTCAGTTCCTCACCCCATCTCCAGCCCTGCACCCAGTTCCCACCCCACCAGCTCCAGCTGTCTCATCTCCAGCCCCACCCCCACTCCAGCTCCCAGCCCACTCCACCAGCCTCACCTGATCCCCCACCCCTGTTCCTGTGCCTCAGCTCCCAGCTCCCAGCCCCAGCCCCACCTCAGCCTGTTCACCCCAGCCCGTCTCAGCTCACCATCCTCAGCCTCCAGCCTCAGCCTCATCTCAGCCTCACTCACCTCAGCCGTCTCAGCCTCCCAGGCCCAGCCACTCCAGCCTCACTCCCCAGCTCACCTCCACCTGTTCTGTTCAGCCTGTCTGTTCTGTTCCCACTCTACTCCAGTCCCAGCTCCCACCCTGTCCACTGTTCCTCTGTTCCACCCTCCAGCCCCCACCCCACTCCCACTCCCACCACCTGTGCTCCCCAGCCCACCCcacccctgttcccacccctgTTCCTGTCAGCTCCCACCCCAGCCCCAGTTCACCCCAGTCTGAGCACCCTGTTCCCCACCAGCCCCCTGTTCACCCCCACCAGCCCTGTCTCCAGCCCCACACCCTGTTCCCACCCACCTGTTCCTGTTCTGACCAGCTCCCCACCCACCTGTTCAGCCACCTGGCCATCCCTGCACACCCCAGCCCTGTTCAGCTCCCTGTTCCCAGCCCTGTTCCGAGTCTCTGTTCCCAGGCCACCCCAGCCCCAGTCTCCCCAGTCTCACGTCTCCCACCACCACCCCAGTCTCCCCAGCCCTGTTCCAGCTccacctgttcctgttccacccTGTTCCCAGTCTCCTGCCCCAGCCCTGTTCCTCAGCTCCCCAGCCTCCACCCCACCTCAGCTCCCACCAGCCTCCACCACCTCAGTTCACCCCAGCCTCACCCTTGCCACTCCAGCCCTTGTTCACCAGCCTCACCAGCCTCCAGCCTCACTCAGCCTCAGTTGA